The genomic region GGCCGCGAGCGCCATGATTGCCACAAACGATTCCATGAGCATCCCGCCGTAGCCGATGAGGCGCACTTGGGATTCTTTTTGGATCATTTTTGGTGAGGTACCTGAGGACACGGTTGCGTGCATGCCAGATAGGGCGCCGCAGGCGATGGTGATGAACAGGAACGGGAAGAGGGTGCCGGCGAAAACGGGGCCTTCAGTGTTTGAGGCGAACTCGGTTACCGCTGGCATTTCAATGATGGGTCGGACAATCACGATGCCGGCAGCCAGAACCACGATCGTTCCGACTTTCATGAATGTGGAGAGGTAGTCGCGCGGGGTTAGCAGGATCCACACGGGCAGCACCGCAGCGAAGAAACCGTAGATCACCATGATCCACACGAGGGTGGTGGGTGAAAGTTGGAATAGCTGCTGACCCCAGTCGGTGTTCGACACCCAGCGTCCCGCGAAGATCGCGCCGATCAGCAGGATGCAGCCTGCGATGGACACCTGGGTGATTTTGCCTGGCTGGACGTAGCGCAGCCACAGCCCCATACCGATTGCCAGCGGAATGGTACAGCCCACGGAGAACACGCCCCACGGGGATTCCGCGAGTGCGTTTACACACACCATGGCAAGTACCGCAAGGACGATCATGAGCATAACGAGGACCACTATGGTGGCGACGATGCCGCCGATTTTACCGATCTCGTCGGTGGCGATTTGGCCGAGGGAACGTCCGCCGCGGCGCATTGAGAAGAACAGCACGAGCATGTCCTGCACTCCACCGGCTAGGAGCACACCGAAAATGATCCACAGGGTTCCGGGTAGGTACCCCATTTGTGCGGCGAGGACTGGACCTACCAGTGGCCCTGCCCCCGCGATGGCGGCGAAGTGGTGTCCGTACAGCACAACGCGGTTGGTGGGGTCGAAGTCTTTGCCGTTGTTGATCCGCTCCGCCGGGGTGGCGTTCGAGTCGTCGGGCCTCATGATTTTCTTCTGGATGTAAAGCGCGTAGTAACGGTATCCGATCGCGTACGTGCACACAGCGGTCACGACGAACCAGATGGCGTTCACCTCTTCACCCCGCACGATCGCGAGCATTGTCCATCCAAGTACCCCCAGCGCGGTGATGATTACCCACAGGGCGATTTTGCCTGGGGTCCATTTTGTGTGGGGGCGGGTTCCGACGGGAACGCCGTCTTTGTTGCGGATTATGTACCGCTCTTCCTCGGGAGTGTAAGCGGGTTTCGCATCAACAGAAGCCATACTCATTCCTTTACTTCCCAGCGCCTGCGTTGGGCAGGTCGGGCAGTTACTTGAAAACTGGTCCGGCCTTGGACCTCGGGATAATAGACAATGTTAAGGGGAGATCCAGAAATTAGTAAGACGTATGTCACTTTTTATATGAAATTGTTATTTATATAATATTTCGGGACTTTAGGCCCGAGGCGGGGGTTTAGCAGGTAGAGTACTCACCCTCGTTTTCGCAGCCGATTTGTTGTTATCGCCCACCGTTTCCTTCCGGTTCAGTGGCCACCCTAAACGGGTTCCTTGCCCCGCCAACACAGGGCAAGCTGGGTTTACCACCCGCGGTTGCCGGAGTCTGGGAACCGCATGCCGCGTGGGTCGTATTCGAAGTCGTAGGCGGATACGGGTTTGCCGGATTCGAATTCGGCGCACATGTGTTCCACCACGGCCTCTAGGGTGCCGGTGCGTTCCACCACTGCACGCTGCCGCTGGTAGCCAACTCCGGAGGCCGCGATGTCATACAGGGCTTCCAGGTCTTCTAAACAGTTCAGGTCGCGGGCGGCGGGTGCTAGCTGTTCCAGTAGTGCCGGAAGGGTTTCTTTTACGCTCGCTTCGTCGCCGTTCGCGTTTTCGATTAGTGTTGCGTCCATTCCGTAGCGGGCTGCCCGCCACTTGTTTTCGTCCAGGAACCAGGGTGGAATTGTGGGCAGTTCCTCCCCGGCGTCGAGGCGGCGGGAAGCGGTTTCCACCAGTGCGTGGATGAGTGCGGCCGCGGCGCGCACTTCAGTCAGGTTTGAAGCGGCGTCGCAGACCCTCACCTCAATAGTTCCCAGTGCGGGAGAAGGGCGAATATCCCAACGCACTTCGTTGAACGAGCCGATCACACCGGTTTTCCTGAGGCCCGCCGTGTACTCTTCCAGTTGATGCCACTCGGTGAACTGCCGGGGCGTGCCCGCGGTTGGAAGTTGTTGAAATACCATTGCCCGGTTGTCGCAGTACCGCGTGTCCACCCCACCCCAGAACGGCGAGGAGGCGGACAGGGCTTGCATGAGGCCCAGTTTGGTGAGGAGGTAGTTGAGGATCGGAAGGACCTTCCGGAAATCCTCTACCCCCACGTGCACGTGGGTGCCGTAAAGCAGCATTTGCCGCCCCCAGTACTGCGTGCGGTTCACTAGTTTTGCGTATCGTTCTGAATCGGATACGCGTTGGAACTCGGGGTTCGCAAACGGGTGCGAGCCGGCGCTAGCGAGGTCTATGCGAAGCGGGTCAATGACGGGTGCCAGCATGTCCACGCCGCGTTGCAGGTCTTCTGCGCAGGCGGCGACGTTCGTTTGTTTCCCGGATACGAGTTCAACGGTGTTGCGCAGCATTTCCCCGTGGATCAGCTCGCTGTCTGGGTTTAGTTCGCGCGCCCGGTCTACCACCAGGTCTCCGCATTGCCGCAGGTCTAAGGAGTCGCGGTCAATCAGCTGCAGTTCCCACTCGATACCGATGGTGGAACGTTCTGAGTCGGCAAATTTGATGCTCATTCCTCAATTTTGCCTGATTTTGACCCGACTACGCTACCGGTAGCGCCTCGCAAATTCGCTTATGAGGTGGTTGGCGGCGCGCACGTCCGCGCGATCACAGCGGGCTTGCACCCGCGCTTTCTCGTCTGCCGGATAGTATGTCTCCCCGTATGTGTCTATTCGGATCCGCATACCTGCAGTGGTTATTTCCGGGTGGAACTGAGTGCCGTAAACGTTATTGCCCCAACGCACAATCTGGAGGGGGCAAAAATCTCCCGTGGCTAACACCACACTGCCCTCCGGCACCCCGGCAAGGGATTCACTGTGCCCCACGTACGCTTCGAACCGCTGCGGAAGCGAACGCGTAAGCCCATCACGCATCCCCTCCGGCGTGAGGCTCACCCACGGGGCCTGCAGGTCCTCAGGAAAATCTGCGCACAACGCAGCCCCACCCGCAATCGCGAGGGACTGCATTCCATAACAAATTCCCAACGTGGGGAAATCCGCAGCCAACAGGTGGCGGCACAACTCCTGTACCCGCCGCTCCATCTGCAGGTGCGCAGGGGTTTTGAACTCATCGTCACTCGCCGGCTGCGTGCCATACGAATACGGCGATCCGCTAATAATCACGCCCGCATAGTCACGCAGATCCACCGGGCACTCACCCGCATCATCCCACTGAAACCTGCCGTTTCCCG from Gleimia hominis harbors:
- a CDS encoding carbon starvation CstA family protein — translated: MASVDAKPAYTPEEERYIIRNKDGVPVGTRPHTKWTPGKIALWVIITALGVLGWTMLAIVRGEEVNAIWFVVTAVCTYAIGYRYYALYIQKKIMRPDDSNATPAERINNGKDFDPTNRVVLYGHHFAAIAGAGPLVGPVLAAQMGYLPGTLWIIFGVLLAGGVQDMLVLFFSMRRGGRSLGQIATDEIGKIGGIVATIVVLVMLMIVLAVLAMVCVNALAESPWGVFSVGCTIPLAIGMGLWLRYVQPGKITQVSIAGCILLIGAIFAGRWVSNTDWGQQLFQLSPTTLVWIMVIYGFFAAVLPVWILLTPRDYLSTFMKVGTIVVLAAGIVIVRPIIEMPAVTEFASNTEGPVFAGTLFPFLFITIACGALSGMHATVSSGTSPKMIQKESQVRLIGYGGMLMESFVAIMALAAAASLNQGVYFAMNTSEASADKLAGTAVVQEYEGNREAISNEAAQNLNVTDAHGNRIVPRWDSFDENGKDKVYEGEEALRKVAEDMGEPSVVSRTGGAPTLAVSMSHILHQIGGGQAMMGFWYHFAIMFEALFILSAVDAVTRVARFQLSDALGNVIPRFKDPSWRVGAWLTTFVVVASWGSLLLMGVTDPRGGIQTLYPLFGIANQLISAVALLVCTVCVVRKGYYKWAWIPAVPFVFDTVVTFTASFQKIFSTDKAVGYWEQWRNARELLPTLTDPAQIADTQAVIRNTFIQGTLSIVFVVAVAFVIVCACIRMWRSVAKRDVSTSEDPYVESNFFAPGRLVATKLEKKLVKEYEVVGDPALIPGASHEHH
- a CDS encoding glutamine amidotransferase-related protein; amino-acid sequence: MTLRSQKPGSRKPFLLVVCRQPGTIADDELRMVAKWGGLEVGTTLHTLNVLPREQPPEADVETDAAQGNYDGGQGETRAPQIDPKDAETEAKTGEYGAQSVAGNGRFQWDDAGECPVDLRDYAGVIISGSPYSYGTQPASDDEFKTPAHLQMERRVQELCRHLLAADFPTLGICYGMQSLAIAGGAALCADFPEDLQAPWVSLTPEGMRDGLTRSLPQRFEAYVGHSESLAGVPEGSVVLATGDFCPLQIVRWGNNVYGTQFHPEITTAGMRIRIDTYGETYYPADEKARVQARCDRADVRAANHLISEFARRYR
- a CDS encoding glutamate--cysteine ligase, giving the protein MSIKFADSERSTIGIEWELQLIDRDSLDLRQCGDLVVDRARELNPDSELIHGEMLRNTVELVSGKQTNVAACAEDLQRGVDMLAPVIDPLRIDLASAGSHPFANPEFQRVSDSERYAKLVNRTQYWGRQMLLYGTHVHVGVEDFRKVLPILNYLLTKLGLMQALSASSPFWGGVDTRYCDNRAMVFQQLPTAGTPRQFTEWHQLEEYTAGLRKTGVIGSFNEVRWDIRPSPALGTIEVRVCDAASNLTEVRAAAALIHALVETASRRLDAGEELPTIPPWFLDENKWRAARYGMDATLIENANGDEASVKETLPALLEQLAPAARDLNCLEDLEALYDIAASGVGYQRQRAVVERTGTLEAVVEHMCAEFESGKPVSAYDFEYDPRGMRFPDSGNRGW